In one Arachis duranensis cultivar V14167 chromosome 9, aradu.V14167.gnm2.J7QH, whole genome shotgun sequence genomic region, the following are encoded:
- the LOC107464984 gene encoding uncharacterized protein LOC107464984, which yields MDHTISRERDIDFDLESGGNSTEEDSSTDRSTSDGDSNGGFRYPWNRILGFESSSCSNSSTKPVNGVDNVGVLVNDDNYNNYAHVNNQNANKAATNPSRKPSKPPLPPNGPSLIAGDQRFVKELSELALRKRARIKRMKAVRKMKAIKSASSSSSSYTGFSALVISVFFLLVLIFHGIRSVHSNVVELTASPETVTPTDEDIISVQYPKNSIINEVPKER from the exons ATGGATCACACCATTTCAAGAGAAAGGGACATTGACTTTGACCTAGAAAGTGGTGGGAACAGTACCGAAGAGGATTCGAGCACCGATCGTTCCACAAGTGATGGAGATTCAAATGGCGGTTTTCGTTATCCCTGGAATAGGATTCTAGGCTTTGAGTCGTCTTCATGCAGCAATTCATCAACAAAACCTGTTAACGGTGTTGATAATGTTGGTGTTCTTGTTAATGatgataattataataattatgcTCATGTTAATAATCAAAACGCTAATAAGGCGGCTACTAACCCATCAAGAAAGCCTTCAAAGCCACCATTGCCTCCTAATGGTCCATCATTGATTGCTGGAGATCAGAGGTTTGTGAAGGAGCTTAGCGAGCTTGCGTTGAGGAAGAGAGCGAGGATTAAGAGAATGAAAGCAGTGAGGAagatgaaagcaataaagtcTGCATCATCCTCATCTTCATCGTATACTGGCTTCTCTGCCTTGGTCATCAGTGTTTTCTTCTTGCTTGTTTTAATATTCCACG GAATCAGATCTGTGCATAGCAATGTTGTTGAGTTAACAGCTTCACCTGAAACAGTGACTCCAACTGATGAAGATATTATTTCAGTTCAGTATCCAAAGAATTCTATAATCAATGAAG TTCCAAAGGAAAGATGA